The genomic DNA GACTCTGTTGGCGAGCACGCCGATCTTCTCGACTTCCGCCTCCATGCGGTCCCCGGCCTTGAGGTAGTTGCCGGTAGCGGCGCCCACGCCGTTGGGCGTGCCGGTGGCGATCAGGTCGCCGGGCAGGAGCGTCATGGAGAGCGACAGCACCTCGATGCACTGGTCCAAGGGGAAGATCATCTTGCTGGTGTTGCTCGACTGCCGTACTTGTCCGTTAACGCGCATGGCGATGCTGAGCGCCTGCGGGTTCGGGATCTCGTCGGCCGTGACCAGCACTGGGCCCATGGGGCAGAAGGTGTCGAGCGACTTGCCCTTGAACCACTGCGTGTGGCGCTTCTGGAGGTCGCGGGCGGTCACGTCGTTGATGATCGTGTAGCCGAAGACGTGCTTGAGCGCGTCGGCGCGGCTGATGTCGCGACCGGCCGTGCCGATCACCGCCGTCAGCTCCACCTCGTAGTCGAGCTCGCTGGTGACCGCGTGGTGGACAACGTCGTC from Candidatus Rokuibacteriota bacterium includes the following:
- a CDS encoding fumarylacetoacetate hydrolase family protein; its protein translation is MHLVTFRRGRGEPKPGAVWHEAVLDLGGLAKDLAAQRGTVRRGRSGFPKSLLELIQGGEAALLLAHEAWEYGKRLVDQQAIEELAKRKLAYPLKRVRLLAPIPHPARNVFCLGRNYADHAAERGAAVPEHPVYFTKPGTAVVGPGDDVVHHAVTSELDYEVELTAVIGTAGRDISRADALKHVFGYTIINDVTARDLQKRHTQWFKGKSLDTFCPMGPVLVTADEIPNPQALSIAMRVNGQVRQSSNTSKMIFPLDQCIEVLSLSMTLLPGDLIATGTPNGVGAATGNYLKAGDRMEAEVEKIGVLANRVARP